In Archocentrus centrarchus isolate MPI-CPG fArcCen1 chromosome 22, fArcCen1, whole genome shotgun sequence, one DNA window encodes the following:
- the ankrd66 gene encoding ankyrin repeat domain-containing protein 66, translating to MSELHQAAAAGDYDQVTELLRENKCNPNQKDIDWCSKTPLHWAAAKGHTEMVRILIKHGARPCLRTEYGWTPAHFAAESGRLAVLRLLHSLHAPIDKEDCCGDKPVRLAEIYGHQDCVRFLKKAEIECQAYRKLAAREGISVDDTDEEWPKRDKENLEKQQL from the exons ATGTCAGAGTTGCAccaagctgcagcagcaggcgaTTATGACCAAGTTACGGAGCTTCTGAGGGAAAATAAATGCAATCCCAACCAGAAAGACATCGACTGGTGCAGCAAGACACCTCTCCACTGGGCAGCAGCTAAAG GACACACAGAAATGGTGAGGATCCTAATAAAGCATGGAGCCAGACCGTGCCTGCGGACAGAGTATGGGTGGACTCCTGCGCATTTTGCTGCAGAGTCTGGTCGACTGGCTGTGCTGCGGCTGCTGCACTCCCTCCATGCGCCTATTGATAAGGAGGACTGCTGTGGAGACAAACCAGTGCGACTAGCCGAGATATACGGACACCAAGACTGTGTTAGATTCCTTAAAAA AGCAGAGATAGAGTGCCAAGCATATCGCAAATTAGCAGCCCGAGAAGGGATTTCAGTGGACGACACCGATGAGGAGTGGCCAAAGCGGGACAAAGAAAATCTAGAAAAACAACAACTCTGA
- the adgrf3a gene encoding adhesion G-protein coupled receptor F3, with translation MGPSTILNTRMWTFLFLYILAINFCQTTGYGNSTQMLYAKLIIDENSIPNITAMLQPLMKSTTFYVETPVMTTKCNDVSSNKECKCYQGYKWNDALCQSNPTCCDNTSCILGKSVDAMCILNTTVTIKGSLKLPDEKYVGCLQDEKSDTYQACRNGVLKTMKEVFSTLRGFDYLDITGFRLGSIITDFVMSIVFGISSKDLIDLSLNMSQQLSASLDMNTSGVVRLIMPKMPVPYEATDQMITCTANENLQASPKWTITNMIGRYNITDGTVSTVTIVSPTKSYINLKTVTDLWEGDYLCLYHQKDYRNGSSVNIFHKDSAKLDVALKPHIDVSTKPSFPRCTTQNPILVVIAKCVIKDSSEPYNVTWSGTGLREQANQTESDNTLAYTVKKIFNCNSDKGNDTGITCTFQNRLGQITTSSVPFNIIQEGEKYCKAESDWEDTKAGFTAVLKCKNSAGIIRRKCDSNGNWEPELSGCVNSDLYSVLQNAIISDTGLGSLDQNAGTVFSNLQNVTKTAETINTFANVNTSVVVLNTMSVKLENKSISVQDTVNDILTSSSNLLDKSLQMSWKTPDPNSNKTLAEIYLHSVENLIMISEMSNSSVKENIHVDTCNASDQCKNNVFNAEVTVKRSGDGRVKTAGFKNLQNYLPNTTNTSSINSIIVSTTYEGSKKDLEIKLKFELLQTRPPDVEMECVSWEYNNSRWSPRGCKWGGASKPDVCICNHMTSFAILMSKTPLDIPYMTEITYTGLSVSVASLIISLLIELIVWNSVVKTNTLYLRHTAHINISLCLLVADCCFLASSYPEGISDIWCKISALLKHFCYLAMFFWMLSLSTTLLHQAVFPFHKVGKKTYLRFSLFLGYVCPFLIVSITFLTNNAGSEGSYFELKTCWLVYSGILKGTIYTFILPVGIIVFINLFSMVVVIMKLLDHKSTEKTHENEMRAAKTVLRSVILLTPIFGLPWIFGFATFSLDLTAGAVTLAVNYAFVLLNAFQGLFILLTTCLGDKMTREALLNTCRKKKAPPTISESSTKLEATKKTSRTAENM, from the exons ATGGGTCCCTCTACCATCTTGAACACCAG GATGTGgacctttttatttctttacatcTTGGCCATAAACTTCTGTCAG actACTGGATATG GAAACTCAACACAAATGCTTTATGCCAAACTGATAATAGACGAAAACTCAATTCCGAATATCACTGCGATGCTGCAGCCTTTGATGAAAAGCACAACCTTTTATGTTGAAACACCTGTAATGACAACAA AATGTAATGATGTTTCAAGCAACAAAGAATGTAAATGCTATCAGGGCTACAAATGGAATGATGCTCTTTGTCAGTCTAATCCGACATGTTGTGACAACACGAGCTGTATTTTGGGGAAAAGTGTAGACGCAATGTGTATTTTAAACACCACAG TTACCATCAAGGGGTCTCTTAAACTGCCGGATGAAAAATATGTAGGTTGTTTACAAGATGAAAAATCAGATACCTATCAGGCTTGCAGAAATGGCGTGTTGAAAAcg ATGAAAGAGGTTTTTAGCACTTTGAGAGGATTTGACTATTTAGATATCACAGGATTCAG GCTTGGAAGCATCATCACAGATTTTGTAATGAGCATTGTTTTTGGAATCAGTTCAAAAGATCTGATTGACCTATCTTTAAACATGAGCCAACAGCTGTCAGCTTCGCTTGATATGAACACCTCAG gTGTTGTCCGCTTAATAATGCCAAAAATGCCTGTGCCTTATGAGGCCACCGACCAAATGATCACATGCACAGCAAATGAGAATCTGCAGGCTTCACCAAAATGGACCATAACGAACATGATTGGAAGATATAACATAACTGATGGAACAGTCTCAACTGTTACAATTGTATCACCAACTAAGAGTTATATCAACCTCAAAACAGTGACAGATCTCTGGGAag gAGACTACTTATGTCTCTACCACCAAAAGGATTATCGTAATGGATCTTCAGTCAACATATTTCACAAAGATAGCGCTAAATTGGATGTAGCCCTAAAGCCACACATTGATGTCTCCACTAAGCCATCATTTCCACGCTGTACAACTCAAAACCCTATTCTGGTGGTAATAGCCAAATGCGTGATAAAGGATAGCAGCGAACCTTATAATGTGACATGGAGTGGTACCGGCCTCAGAGAACAAGCAAATCAAACTGAGA GTGATAACACACTAGCttacacagttaaaaaaatatttaactgtAATTCAGACAAAGGAAATGATACTGGAATAACATGTACATTTCAGAACAGGCTTGGACAAATAACAACTTCCTCGGTGCCCTTCAATATCATACAAG AAGGGGAAAAATACTGTAAAGCTGAAAGTGACTGGGAAGACACCAAAGCTGgtttcactgcagttttaaaGTGCAAGAACTCAGCTGGGATAATACGAAGGAAATGCGA CTCAAATGGAAATTGGGAGCCCGAGCTGTCTGGATGTGTGAACTCAGACCTTTACAGTGTGTTGCAAAATGCCATA ATTTCTGACACTGGACTTGGGTCATTAGATCAAAATGCAGGAACTGTATTTTCCAACCTTCAGAATGTTACTAAAACAGCGGAAACTATTAACACTTTTGCCAACGTGAATACATCAGTTGTAGTACTCAACACTATGAGTGTAAAGCTGGAGAACAAAAGCATATCTGTTCAAGACACAGTCAAT GATATCCTGACCTCATCCAGCAATCTACTGGATAAGTCTCTTCAAATGTCATGGAAAACACCGGATCCTAACAGCAACAAAACCCTGGCTGAAATATATCTGCATTCAGTTGAGAATTTAATTATGATATCAGAAATGAGTAATAGTTCAGTTAAAGAAAACATACATGTAGACACATGCAATGCCAGCGATCAatgcaaaaataatgttttcaatGCTGAAGTCACTGTCAAAAGATCAGGAGATGGCAGAGTAAAAACAGCTGGATTCAAAAACCTGCAGAACTATTTACCCAATACCACAAATACATCTAGCATTAACAGTATTATTGTGTCAACAACTTATGAAGGGAGTAAAAAAGATCTTGAAATTAAATTGAAGTTTGAATTGCTCCAAACAAGGCCTCCTGATGTTGAAATGGAGTGTGTCTCATGGGAATACAACAACAGCCGTTGGTCACCACGTGGATGTAAATGGGGGGGTGCTTCTAAGCCTGATGTGTGCATTTGCAATCATATGACTTCATTTGCTATTCTGATGTCTAAGACTCCCTTGGACATCCCTTATATGACTGAAATTACCTACACTGGACTTTCTGTATCAGTTGCGTCACTCATTATCAGCCTCCTGATAGAACTGATCGTCTGGAACAGCGTAGTCAAGACGAATACTTTATATCTACGCCACACTGCCCACATTAACATTTCTCTATGTTTGCTAGTGGCAGATTGTTGTTTTCTGGCGTCTTCTTACCCAGAGGGCATTTCagacatctggtgtaaaatctcAGCGCTTCTGAAGCATTTCTGCTACCTGGCCATGTTCTTTTGGATGTTAAGTCTGAGCACCACACTCCTTCATCAGGCAGTTTTCCCCTTTCACAAAGTGGGCAAAAAAACCTATCTGAGGTTCTCGTTGTTCCTGGGCTATGTTTGTCCTTTTCTCATTGTTTCTATCACATTTCTCACCAACAACGCCGGAAGCGAAGGCTCGTATTTCGAGCTGAAGACCTGTTGGCTGGTTTATTCTGGAATTCTGAAAGGAACCATCTATACATTTATTCTACCAGTTGGCATAATTGTTTTCATCAATTTGTTTTCCATGGTAGTGGTGATCATGAAGCTTTTGGACCacaaaagcacagagaaaacccatgaaAACGAAATGAGAGCTGCCAAAACTGTCCTGAGATCAGTTATTCTTCTGACTCCAATCTTTGGTTTGCCGTGGATTTTTGGATTCGCTACATTTAGTCTTGACCTCACAGCTGGAGCTGTGACTTTGGCTGTGAACTATGCCTTTGTTCTGCTCAACGCATTTCAG ggtttgtttattttgttgacCACATGCCTGGGAGACAAAATG ACCCGTGAAGCACTGCTGAATACCTGTaggaagaaaaaa GCTCCACCAACGATCAGCGAAAGCTCCACCAAGTTAGAAGCAACCAAAAAGACTTCGAGAACAGCTGAAaacatgtaa